One genomic window of Arvicola amphibius chromosome 4, mArvAmp1.2, whole genome shotgun sequence includes the following:
- the LOC119812159 gene encoding olfactory receptor-like protein I9 → MTRRNQTVISQFLLLGLPIPPEQQHLFYVLFLAMYLTTVLGNLLIIILILLDSHLHTPMYLFLSNLSFADFCFSSVTMPKLLQNLQSQVPSIPYSGCLSQIYFFLYFGDLGNFLLVVMAYDRYVAICFPLHYTNIMSPKLCMSLVVLSWVLTTFHAMLHTLLMARLSFCEDNVIPHYFCDMSTLLKLACSDTHDNELAIFILGGPIVVLPFLLIIVSYARIVFSIFKVPSSHGIHKAFSTCGSHLSVVSLFYGTVIGLYLCPSANNSTVKEIVMSLMYTMVTPMLNPFIYSLRNRDIKEALERVIFKKQITSFL, encoded by the coding sequence ATGACTAGAAGAAACCAAACTGtcatctcccagttcctcctcctggGCCTGCCCATTCCCCCAGAGCAGCAGCACCTGTTCTATGTCCTGTTCCTGGCCATGTACCTCACCACCGTCCTGGGGaacctcctcatcatcatcctaATTCTACTGGACTCCcatctccacacacccatgtacttgtTTCTCAGCAATTTGTCCTTTGCTGatttctgcttttcctctgtCACAATGCCCAAATTGCTGCAGAACCTGCAGAGCCAAGTACCTTCCATTCCCTATTCAGGCTGCCTGTCACAGATAtacttctttctatattttggagacctTGGTAACTTTCTCCTTGTGGTCATGGCCTacgaccgctatgtggccatctgcttcCCCCTTCATTATACCAACATCATGAGCCCCAAACTTTGCATGAGTCTGGTGGTGCTGTCCTGGGTGCTGACCACATTCCATGCCATGCTGCACACTTTGCTCATGGCTAGATTGTCATTCTGTGAGGACAATGTGATCCCCCACTATTTCTGTGATATGTCTACTCTACTTAAACTGGCTTGTTCTGACACCCATGATAACGAATTGGCAATATTTATCTTAGGAGGCCCTATAGTTGTACTCCCTTTCCTTCTCATCATTGTTTCCTATGCAAGAattgttttctccatcttcaAGGTCCCTTCTTCTCATGGTATCCATAAAGCCTTTTCTACCTGTGGCTCCCATCTGTCTGTAGTGTCGCTATTCTATGGGACAGTCATTGGTCTCTACTTATGTCCTTCTGCTAATAACTCTACTGTGAAAGAAATTGTCATGTCTTTGATGTACACAATGGTAACTCCCATGCTGAATCCCTTCATCTATAGCCTTAGGAACAGAGACATAAAGGAAGCATTAGAAAGAGtaattttcaaaaagcaaattacCTCCTTCCTATGA
- the LOC119812160 gene encoding olfactory receptor 1468-like, with translation MTEGNKTVISQFLLLGLPIPPEHQHLFYVLFLAMYLTTVLGNLIIIILILLDPNLHTPMYLFLSNLSFSDLCFSSVTMPKLLQNMQSHDPSISYTGCLAQLYFYLYFADFESFLLVVMAYDRYVAICFPLHYTSIMSPKLCVSLVVLSWVLTTFHAMLHTLLVARLFFCEDNVIPHYFCDISPLLKLSCSDTHINELVIFIMGGLVIVIPFLLIIVSYAQIVSSILKVSVQGIRKVFSTCGSHLSVVSLFYGAIIGLYLCPSAYNSTVKETVMAMMYTVVTPMLNPFIYSLRNRDIKGALTRVLCEKKIPLCI, from the coding sequence ATGACAGAAGGGAACAAAACTGTaatctcccagttcctcctcctggGCCTGCCCATCCCCCCAGAGCACCAGCACCTGTTCTATGTCCTGTTCCTGGCCATGTACCTCACCACTGTACTGGGGAACCTCATCATCATTATCCTTATTCTGCTGGACCCCAATctgcacactcccatgtacttGTTTCTCAGCAACTTgtctttctctgacctctgcttctcctctgtcACAATGCCCAAATTGCTGCAGAACATGCAGAGTCATGATCCATCCATTTCCTACACAGGTTGCCTGGCACAACTGTACTTTTACTTGTATTTTGCAGACTTTGAGAGTTTCCTTTTAGTGGTCATGGCCTacgaccgctatgtggccatctgcttcCCCCTTCATTACACCAGCATCATGAGCCCCAAGCTCTGTGTGAGTCTGGTGGTGCTGTCCTGGGTGCTGACCACATTCCATGCCATGTTGCACACCCTGCTTGTGGCCAGATTATTTTTCTGTGAGGACAATGTGATCCCCCACTATTTCTGTGACATATCTCCTCTGCTGAAACTGTCCTGCTCTGACACACACATTAATGAGCTGGTGATATTTATCATGGGAGGACTTGTTATTGTCATTCCATTCCTTCTTATCATTGTGTCATATGCACAAATTGTCTCCTCCATTCTTAAAGTTTCTGTTCAAGGCATTCGCAAGGTCTTCTCCACCTGTGGCTCCCACCTGTCTGTGGTCTCACTGTTCTATGGGGCAATTATTGGTCTTTACTTATGTCCTTCAGCTTATAATTCCACTGTGAAGGAGACAGTCATGGCAATGATGTACACAGTGGTGACTCCTATGCTGAACCCGTTCATCTATAGCCTGAGGAACAGAGACATAAAGGGGGCATTGACAAGAGTTCTTTGTGAGAAGAAAATTCCCTTATGTATTTGA